From one Puniceicoccus vermicola genomic stretch:
- a CDS encoding metal ABC transporter solute-binding protein, Zn/Mn family, whose translation MKNYWKKIAASLGGLLLAGSALFAAPDSYPYKAVTTVGMITDVVKNIAGDKAQVEGIIGEGIDPHLYKPTRKDVVAMSRADIVFYSGLMLEGKMADVLIRVARKGKPVYAVTEEILESEDYVMTDEADHYDPHVWMDVDGWIMATHVIAESLEEYDPENADFYAANAEAYIEKLEELDAYATEVIGSIPENQRYLVTAHDAFNYMGRAYGIEVKGIQGISTESEAGVRDIENLVDFLVDNQIPAVFVETSVSDKNVRALVEGAKARGHDLQIGGSLFSDAMGPEGSYEGTYIGMIDHNATTISRALGGEAPQGGMNGKLSNSR comes from the coding sequence ATGAAGAATTACTGGAAAAAAATCGCCGCGTCATTGGGTGGACTCTTGTTGGCGGGAAGTGCCTTGTTCGCAGCCCCCGACTCCTATCCCTACAAAGCGGTGACGACGGTGGGAATGATCACTGATGTGGTGAAGAACATCGCTGGAGATAAAGCGCAGGTCGAAGGAATCATCGGAGAAGGGATTGACCCTCACCTCTACAAACCGACGCGCAAAGACGTGGTTGCGATGAGTCGGGCGGACATCGTCTTCTACAGCGGTTTGATGCTGGAGGGGAAAATGGCGGACGTTTTGATCCGCGTCGCCCGCAAAGGGAAACCCGTTTATGCGGTAACGGAAGAAATCCTCGAGAGCGAAGACTATGTGATGACGGACGAGGCCGATCACTATGACCCCCATGTCTGGATGGATGTCGACGGATGGATCATGGCTACTCATGTGATCGCCGAATCTCTGGAGGAGTATGATCCAGAGAATGCGGATTTCTACGCCGCGAACGCGGAAGCCTACATTGAAAAACTGGAGGAGCTGGACGCCTACGCGACGGAAGTGATCGGCTCCATTCCGGAAAATCAACGATACTTGGTCACTGCCCACGATGCCTTCAATTACATGGGGCGTGCTTACGGGATTGAGGTGAAAGGTATTCAGGGGATTAGCACTGAATCCGAAGCGGGCGTTCGAGATATTGAGAATTTGGTCGATTTCCTGGTCGATAATCAAATTCCCGCTGTCTTTGTCGAAACTTCGGTTTCGGATAAGAATGTCCGGGCTCTGGTCGAGGGGGCAAAAGCGCGGGGGCACGATCTCCAAATCGGGGGTTCTTTGTTTTCCGACGCCATGGGGCCGGAAGGATCTTATGAAGGAACCTATATCGGAATGATCGATCACAATGCGAC